In Clostridium sp. SY8519, one genomic interval encodes:
- a CDS encoding C-GCAxxG-C-C family protein codes for MDSSKQNAAARAEAAGRYFTEGYNCSQSVLLAFADLLPVEPGLLTRMASSFGGGMGRLREVCGAVSGMFLAAGMLYGYEGPETGAPKAEHYRRIQELAAAFEAENGSIVCRELLNLRCRRDLPEPEARTEEYYRGRPCRELVKSAAGILGAYIRNHPEYRMAGSGGRQAETAEKETGR; via the coding sequence ATGGACAGCAGCAAGCAGAATGCGGCGGCCAGGGCAGAAGCAGCCGGCCGATATTTTACCGAAGGGTATAACTGTTCTCAGTCCGTGCTCCTGGCCTTTGCGGATCTTCTGCCGGTGGAGCCGGGGCTCCTGACCCGGATGGCTTCTTCCTTTGGCGGCGGTATGGGCAGGCTTCGGGAAGTCTGCGGAGCCGTCAGCGGGATGTTTCTGGCGGCAGGCATGCTGTATGGCTATGAAGGACCGGAGACGGGGGCGCCGAAGGCGGAACATTACCGCAGGATCCAGGAACTGGCGGCCGCTTTTGAAGCCGAAAACGGCTCCATTGTATGCCGGGAGCTTCTGAATCTGCGGTGCAGGAGGGATCTTCCGGAGCCGGAAGCCCGGACAGAAGAATATTATCGCGGGCGTCCCTGCAGAGAACTGGTGAAAAGCGCGGCCGGGATACTCGGCGCATATATCCGGAATCATCCGGAATACCGGATGGCCGGCAGCGGAGGGCGGCAGGCGGAAACAGCAGAAAAAGAAACAGGACGATAA
- a CDS encoding Cna B-type domain-containing protein, which yields MKKPKTGKYRSLVSAFLCCALLAGLLPTAVYADTSPVEEHSANTVQTDETADGSSNKGSDRREDRSAAVSNDSASSDTKAAAKESAAGKTDAADGKKDQKSEQPSDASRQTSSGNDAEEKAAESSEKKTAAQADEGRHAAESEKGTVQLKASTGSRVDVQTAFSGKTFETTPKLTVSDVSEQEAEAAVKKALGRDTKVLGAVGADITFLANGQEVQPADGAQVSVTMKWQDPLAEKEKNVSYVLIHVHNGEAARMKSAEVSDTRVSFSADSFSEYIAAAVQDTGEAGTAQANASDTRIKIDYDEKTDIHSVDNGNIILFCMNNQMHWPHDTPTFQAPEYVSVDFNDFFKDKENAAELAQRLKVLLYAGYPYNGLGLYEISDHGTISEAEFNLLLNPPEWIRTDFPDSIGSETFTYADLKDPAKMAKLDQFIKASGTLLHGEKTASGRTYQEVSSLPFWKAAYCMTQFSSDPREAYTQIYNSGYYVTESQAYVNTSHAVWKLMYDYGVDHNNISSLSGFELADNLLKASTDEKILENEPTSDALSISGNSTFTYDPDQKIWQTGTLTLKAPENYHGKFTLTLPAGVSTEDGSTTVQPGESFRLISTKTPEDQSTVSLSASLVWMDGGLRMYTPAAAATASDGKGFQNMIGAVIRKKEVSASVTLSRKDDTTAVSVEKVWKDGDNQDGIRPEKVTIHLLADGNDTGKSVTLNADNNWKATFTDLDVYASGKKIAYTVSEDGVKNYDAEITGTAKDGYTVTNTHAPEQTSVSVEKVWKDGDNQDGIRPEKVTIHLLADGKTTGKSVTLNADNNWKASFDDLAVYNSGKEIAYTVTEDEVNGYTPEVSGTAKDGYTVTNIHTPKKNGNPSDPADHNGKKPTAPTDTGKGSVSNGTGTGTETGTGTGTETASQPNTSDTNAFAGYAGLLAAALAAGAGSLIWYRKKRKISK from the coding sequence ATGAAAAAGCCAAAGACAGGCAAGTATCGAAGTCTGGTCAGCGCATTCCTGTGCTGTGCACTTCTGGCAGGCTTGCTGCCAACGGCGGTGTATGCGGATACTTCCCCGGTGGAAGAGCATTCTGCAAATACTGTTCAGACGGACGAAACGGCAGACGGTTCCTCAAACAAGGGATCAGACCGGAGGGAGGATCGTTCCGCAGCGGTATCGAATGATTCCGCCTCGTCAGATACGAAAGCTGCGGCAAAAGAATCCGCTGCGGGAAAAACGGATGCTGCAGACGGGAAGAAAGATCAGAAATCCGAACAGCCTTCGGATGCGTCCAGACAGACTTCTTCCGGAAATGATGCAGAAGAGAAAGCTGCGGAATCATCAGAGAAGAAGACGGCTGCACAGGCGGATGAGGGCAGGCATGCAGCGGAATCTGAAAAAGGTACGGTGCAGCTGAAGGCATCTACGGGATCCAGGGTGGATGTACAGACCGCCTTTTCCGGAAAAACATTTGAAACCACACCGAAGCTTACCGTGTCAGATGTTTCCGAACAGGAAGCGGAGGCAGCGGTAAAAAAAGCCCTGGGCAGGGATACGAAAGTACTGGGTGCCGTGGGGGCAGATATTACATTTCTTGCGAACGGGCAGGAAGTACAGCCGGCAGACGGCGCGCAGGTATCTGTCACGATGAAGTGGCAGGACCCGCTGGCAGAAAAAGAGAAGAATGTATCTTACGTGCTGATTCATGTACACAATGGAGAAGCGGCACGGATGAAATCGGCTGAGGTATCGGATACCAGGGTATCGTTTTCCGCAGACAGTTTTTCGGAGTATATTGCGGCGGCAGTACAGGATACCGGCGAAGCCGGAACCGCGCAGGCCAATGCATCGGATACCAGGATCAAGATTGATTACGACGAAAAAACCGATATCCATTCGGTGGATAATGGAAACATTATCCTGTTCTGCATGAACAACCAGATGCACTGGCCCCATGATACGCCCACGTTTCAGGCGCCGGAATATGTATCCGTGGATTTTAATGATTTCTTTAAAGACAAGGAAAATGCGGCAGAACTGGCACAGCGCCTGAAGGTTCTCCTCTATGCCGGGTATCCCTATAACGGACTGGGGCTTTATGAAATTTCGGATCATGGAACCATTTCTGAGGCAGAGTTCAATCTTTTGCTGAACCCGCCGGAGTGGATCCGGACGGATTTCCCGGACAGTATTGGCAGTGAAACCTTTACCTATGCGGATTTAAAGGACCCTGCCAAGATGGCAAAACTGGACCAGTTCATCAAGGCAAGCGGAACTCTGTTACATGGAGAAAAAACAGCATCCGGCCGTACCTATCAGGAGGTAAGCAGTCTTCCCTTCTGGAAAGCGGCATACTGCATGACACAGTTTTCATCGGATCCGCGGGAAGCTTATACGCAGATTTATAATTCCGGATATTATGTGACAGAATCCCAGGCATATGTAAATACTTCTCATGCCGTCTGGAAGCTGATGTATGACTATGGAGTAGATCATAATAACATCAGTTCTCTCAGCGGTTTTGAACTGGCAGATAATCTGCTGAAGGCATCCACAGATGAAAAAATCCTGGAAAACGAACCGACTTCCGATGCGCTCAGCATTTCCGGAAACAGTACCTTTACTTATGATCCGGATCAGAAAATCTGGCAGACCGGTACGCTGACCCTGAAAGCGCCGGAGAATTATCACGGCAAATTCACACTTACACTGCCAGCGGGCGTATCCACGGAAGACGGAAGCACCACGGTACAGCCGGGAGAGAGTTTCCGGCTGATATCCACAAAGACACCGGAAGATCAGAGTACCGTCTCGTTATCTGCGTCGCTGGTGTGGATGGATGGCGGCCTTCGTATGTATACACCGGCTGCTGCAGCGACAGCTTCTGACGGCAAAGGCTTTCAGAACATGATCGGCGCGGTGATCCGGAAGAAAGAGGTTTCCGCATCTGTGACTCTGAGTCGGAAAGATGACACAACGGCGGTTTCCGTGGAAAAGGTATGGAAGGATGGAGACAACCAGGACGGCATCCGTCCGGAGAAAGTAACCATTCACCTGCTGGCAGACGGAAACGACACGGGAAAGAGTGTCACGCTGAATGCGGATAACAACTGGAAGGCAACTTTCACGGATCTGGATGTGTATGCGTCCGGCAAAAAAATTGCTTATACGGTAAGTGAAGACGGCGTCAAGAATTATGATGCAGAAATCACCGGAACCGCCAAGGACGGATATACAGTAACCAATACCCACGCACCGGAGCAGACCAGCGTATCCGTGGAAAAGGTATGGAAGGATGGAGACAACCAGGACGGAATCCGCCCGGAGAAGGTAACCATCCACCTGCTGGCGGACGGAAAAACCACCGGAAAGAGCGTTACGCTGAATGCGGATAACAATTGGAAAGCATCGTTTGATGATTTGGCCGTATATAATTCGGGAAAGGAGATTGCCTATACGGTAACGGAAGACGAGGTAAACGGCTATACTCCGGAAGTATCCGGAACCGCCAAGGACGGTTATACCGTAACTAATATCCATACACCGAAAAAAAATGGAAATCCGTCAGATCCAGCGGATCATAACGGGAAAAAACCGACGGCTCCGACGGATACCGGAAAAGGTTCCGTGTCCAATGGAACAGGAACTGGAACAGAAACAGGGACAGGAACTGGAACGGAAACAGCAAGTCAGCCCAATACGAGTGATACAAATGCCTTTGCCGGCTATGCCGGCCTTCTGGCAGCCGCCCTGGCGGCAGGCGCTGGATCCCTGATCTGGTACAGAAAAAAACGGAAGATCAGCAAGTAA
- a CDS encoding MBL fold metallo-hydrolase — protein MNITVLTENTAGDPSLTAEHGLSLLIRYKDHCILLDAGQSDCFARNARQMGIDLGQVQTAVLSHGHYDHGGGLATFFAQNAYAPVYAADGYDRPFFFHTDSSTRSIGVPASVLSHKERFLAVREPVSIADGIWLLPHSTPGLSTIAQRAHLFRQSDGGLIPDDFSHELSLVFCLDQGLVICNSCSHSGLEVILREVRQQFPEQPLLAFCGGLHMRAKKHGAEACLYSREEVRNLADCIRSCGLQRIYTGHCTGAIAMKWLKEELGDRVVPLTAGLRFTIE, from the coding sequence ATGAATATTACCGTACTGACTGAAAATACTGCAGGAGATCCGTCTCTTACCGCCGAACACGGACTCAGTCTCCTGATCCGGTACAAAGACCACTGTATCCTGCTGGACGCCGGTCAGAGTGACTGTTTTGCCCGCAACGCCCGGCAGATGGGCATCGATCTGGGTCAGGTGCAGACCGCAGTGCTTTCCCACGGCCATTACGACCACGGCGGCGGCCTGGCGACTTTCTTTGCGCAAAACGCGTATGCTCCTGTTTACGCGGCTGACGGCTACGACCGACCATTCTTTTTTCATACTGACAGCTCCACACGCTCCATTGGCGTTCCGGCCTCTGTTCTTTCCCACAAAGAGCGGTTTCTCGCGGTACGGGAACCAGTATCCATCGCCGATGGCATCTGGCTGCTGCCCCATTCTACGCCCGGGCTCTCCACCATTGCGCAGCGCGCCCATCTTTTTCGCCAGTCAGACGGCGGCCTGATTCCGGATGATTTTTCCCATGAACTCAGCCTTGTTTTCTGCCTGGATCAGGGACTGGTAATCTGCAACAGCTGTTCCCACAGCGGACTGGAAGTGATCCTGCGGGAAGTCCGTCAGCAGTTTCCGGAGCAGCCGCTTCTGGCCTTCTGCGGCGGCCTGCATATGCGCGCAAAAAAGCACGGCGCGGAAGCCTGCCTCTATAGCCGGGAAGAAGTCCGCAATCTGGCCGACTGCATCCGGTCCTGCGGACTGCAGCGCATCTATACCGGACACTGTACCGGCGCAATTGCCATGAAATGGCTGAAAGAGGAACTGGGAGACCGTGTGGTTCCGCTTACTGCCGGCCTGCGTTTTACCATCGAATGA
- a CDS encoding 4Fe-4S dicluster domain-containing protein, with protein MAKPGTIKHLQHEVMYEVARLAFEGTLDEKAEYIPDTIVPGTLPHYRCCVYKEREIVRQRVRLAMGKSAGPKDDGNIIQVIEPACADCPISSYVVTDNCQNCVGKPCQSACRFGAISVGDKRSRIDPNKCKECGMCAKACPFNAIAHLERPCKSSCPVDALTYDENGLSVILEDKCIRCGQCITHCPFAAIRSKYWLVDVIEALKSEKEVYAMAAPSIEGQYGEGITMASWRKALKEVGFTDYVEVGLGADLTTSAEAVDWKEAHEKGEMRTTSCCPGFVNMIYRHYPELADKVSTAVSPMCQTSRLIKAEHPDAVTVFIGPCVAKKSEIIDQKIPGNADYAISFSEINAILRARGVTLEPMEEDYQRASVFGKMYAFAGGVADSCVEYLKEEGYQEDLSILKVCGGAECKKALKLASLGRLPEEFIEGMACDGGCFHGPSARDDSAKAVRDRKKMIARADKRTIHENLADYDLTKFSRYREEN; from the coding sequence ATGGCTAAACCAGGAACAATCAAACATCTGCAGCATGAAGTTATGTATGAAGTTGCCCGGCTCGCATTTGAGGGAACGCTGGACGAAAAAGCCGAGTACATTCCGGACACCATTGTGCCGGGTACCCTTCCCCACTACCGCTGCTGCGTATACAAAGAGCGTGAAATCGTACGTCAGCGTGTGCGTCTTGCCATGGGCAAATCCGCCGGCCCGAAGGATGACGGCAATATCATCCAGGTCATAGAGCCAGCCTGCGCGGACTGCCCCATTTCCAGCTACGTCGTTACAGACAACTGTCAGAACTGTGTAGGCAAGCCCTGTCAGAGTGCCTGCCGCTTCGGCGCCATTTCCGTAGGCGACAAACGGTCCCGCATTGATCCGAACAAATGCAAAGAATGCGGCATGTGCGCGAAAGCATGCCCCTTTAACGCCATCGCCCATCTGGAACGCCCCTGCAAATCCAGCTGTCCAGTGGATGCCCTGACCTATGACGAAAATGGCCTTTCCGTTATTCTGGAAGATAAATGCATCCGCTGCGGCCAGTGCATCACCCACTGTCCTTTCGCGGCAATCCGTTCCAAATACTGGCTGGTGGATGTCATCGAAGCATTGAAATCCGAAAAAGAAGTCTATGCCATGGCCGCTCCTTCCATCGAAGGACAGTATGGGGAAGGCATCACCATGGCCAGCTGGCGCAAAGCATTAAAAGAAGTGGGATTCACCGACTATGTAGAAGTGGGGCTCGGCGCTGACCTGACCACTTCCGCCGAGGCGGTAGACTGGAAGGAAGCCCACGAAAAGGGTGAAATGCGCACGACTTCCTGCTGCCCCGGATTTGTCAATATGATCTACCGTCATTATCCGGAACTGGCCGACAAGGTTTCCACCGCTGTCAGCCCGATGTGCCAGACCTCCCGTCTGATTAAGGCGGAACATCCGGACGCGGTCACCGTCTTCATCGGACCCTGTGTCGCAAAAAAATCCGAAATTATTGATCAGAAAATTCCCGGCAATGCGGACTACGCCATTTCCTTTTCTGAAATCAACGCGATCCTGCGGGCCCGGGGAGTCACTCTGGAACCCATGGAGGAGGACTATCAGCGGGCCAGTGTCTTCGGAAAAATGTACGCATTTGCCGGCGGCGTGGCGGATTCCTGCGTAGAATACCTCAAGGAAGAGGGCTATCAGGAAGATCTTTCCATTCTGAAAGTCTGCGGCGGAGCAGAATGCAAAAAAGCTTTAAAGCTTGCCTCCCTCGGCCGGCTTCCGGAGGAATTTATCGAAGGCATGGCCTGCGACGGCGGATGCTTCCACGGTCCCAGCGCCCGGGATGACAGCGCAAAGGCTGTCCGGGACCGGAAAAAAATGATTGCCCGCGCGGACAAACGCACGATCCACGAAAACCTTGCAGACTATGACCTGACGAAATTCTCCCGCTACCGGGAAGAAAACTGA
- a CDS encoding NAD(+) synthase gives MKHGFLKVAAASPKVTVADCGANCVEILQTIQQLAEEQVKLAVFPELCLTGYTCNDLFLQGRMLTEAREQLARIQRETAHLDLIAAIGLPLEHAGKLYNVAAVINRGRLLALIPKRFIPNYNEFYERRYFEPGRAEAEWIEINGEKVPFGMNILIDVPELPHLVIGTELCEDLWVPCPPSIGHAQAGASVILNLSASNEMVGKEAYRRQLVAGQSARLVSAYLYASAGYGESTQDLVFGGHDMIAENGTLLKESRRYGNSTIITEIDLDRIAFERRRMSSYPAGDRSAYVTVHGSLQIKDTKLTRQFEAHPFVPQDIHQREERCQDILTMQAMGLAKRLDHIHASSVVIGISGGLDSTLALLVTARAFDLLKLSRTGIHAVTMPCFGTTDRTYQNACLLTERIGAHLMEIPIRDAVNQHFRDIGQDASVHDVTYENGQARERTQVLMDIANKENGIVIGTGDLSELALGWATYNGDHMSMYAVNVSIPKTLVRYLVRFYADTCGDPALAAVLDDILDTPVSPELIPPEEGEISQKTEDLVGPYELHDFFLYYMLRAGYEPDKIFRIACDTFAGIYQKETIHHWLRVFYRRFFSQQFKRSCLPDGPKVGSVALSPRGDLRMPSDASSEIWMRKLNEMNGLSGTDDRK, from the coding sequence ATGAAACACGGATTTTTGAAAGTTGCGGCGGCATCCCCGAAAGTGACAGTGGCAGACTGCGGAGCCAATTGTGTGGAAATCCTTCAGACCATACAGCAGCTGGCGGAGGAACAGGTGAAACTGGCAGTATTTCCGGAACTGTGTCTGACGGGATATACCTGCAATGATTTGTTCCTGCAGGGAAGAATGCTGACGGAAGCCAGGGAACAGCTGGCCAGGATTCAGCGGGAAACGGCCCATCTGGATCTGATCGCAGCCATCGGGCTTCCGCTGGAACACGCCGGAAAGCTCTACAATGTGGCGGCTGTGATCAACAGAGGCCGTCTGCTGGCCCTGATTCCGAAGCGTTTTATTCCGAATTACAATGAGTTTTATGAACGGCGTTACTTTGAGCCGGGCAGGGCGGAAGCGGAATGGATTGAAATCAACGGGGAAAAGGTTCCCTTCGGCATGAATATTCTGATCGACGTACCGGAACTGCCCCATCTGGTAATCGGCACGGAACTCTGTGAGGATCTGTGGGTTCCCTGCCCGCCGAGTATCGGACACGCACAGGCCGGAGCTTCCGTAATTCTGAATCTGTCAGCCAGCAATGAGATGGTGGGCAAAGAGGCTTACCGCAGGCAGCTGGTTGCCGGTCAGTCAGCCAGACTGGTCAGCGCCTATCTCTATGCCTCCGCAGGCTATGGCGAATCCACCCAGGATCTGGTGTTCGGCGGTCATGACATGATTGCGGAAAACGGTACCCTGCTGAAAGAATCCCGGCGCTATGGGAACAGCACCATTATTACAGAGATTGACCTGGACCGGATTGCCTTTGAGCGCCGGCGCATGAGTTCCTATCCGGCCGGAGACCGTTCCGCGTATGTGACCGTTCATGGATCCCTGCAGATCAAGGATACGAAGCTGACCAGGCAGTTTGAGGCTCATCCGTTTGTTCCGCAGGATATTCATCAGCGGGAGGAACGCTGTCAGGATATCCTGACCATGCAGGCCATGGGACTGGCAAAACGTCTGGATCATATCCATGCTTCTTCTGTTGTCATCGGGATTTCCGGCGGCCTGGATTCCACGCTGGCGCTGCTGGTGACGGCCCGGGCCTTTGATCTTCTGAAACTTTCCCGCACGGGAATCCATGCGGTGACCATGCCCTGTTTCGGCACGACGGACCGGACCTATCAGAATGCCTGCCTGCTGACCGAGCGGATTGGCGCCCATCTGATGGAGATTCCCATTCGTGATGCGGTGAACCAGCATTTCCGCGATATCGGTCAGGATGCGTCTGTGCATGATGTGACATATGAAAACGGGCAGGCAAGAGAGCGGACCCAGGTACTGATGGACATTGCCAATAAAGAGAATGGAATTGTCATCGGAACCGGGGATCTGTCTGAGCTTGCGCTGGGCTGGGCCACCTATAACGGGGATCATATGTCCATGTATGCGGTAAATGTATCCATCCCGAAAACACTGGTGCGTTATCTGGTGCGCTTCTATGCAGATACCTGCGGGGATCCGGCGCTGGCAGCCGTGCTGGATGATATCCTGGATACACCCGTAAGTCCGGAACTGATCCCGCCGGAAGAAGGAGAAATCAGCCAGAAAACCGAAGACCTGGTGGGGCCCTATGAACTCCACGACTTTTTCCTGTACTATATGCTGCGGGCAGGATATGAACCGGATAAGATCTTCCGCATCGCCTGCGATACGTTTGCCGGTATCTATCAGAAAGAGACGATTCATCACTGGCTGCGGGTATTTTACCGCCGGTTTTTCAGCCAGCAGTTCAAGCGTTCCTGCCTGCCGGACGGCCCGAAAGTCGGTTCGGTGGCTCTGTCTCCCCGAGGAGATCTTCGGATGCCTTCGGATGCATCCAGCGAAATCTGGATGCGGAAGCTGAACGAAATGAATGGACTGTCCGGTACAGATGACAGGAAATAA